The following nucleotide sequence is from Lacinutrix sp. Hel_I_90.
ATCTATTTTATAATACATAAAGGGTGTTAATTGATGTTATAAAATTAATGGAGAGAGAGCCTTTTAACTATGATAATTATCAGTACTACGAAAACAGGAATGTGTCATAAACATGATAATTATCATGTTATAAAACACGGTGTTGTGATAGGTTTGCTCCAGGTATAAAAGAGCAAATGTATGAAGCAAAATAAATGCTTTCATTGTGGTGACCCGTGTGACCAAGAGACTATTGTAGTAGACGATAAATCATTCTGTTGTAATGGCTGTAAAACGGTGTTCGAGATTTTTTCTGAAAGTGATCTCACGTGTTATTATGATTTACAAGGGTCTCCAGGCGCTATTCCGAAAGAAATAGGAGGGAAGTATGATTTTTTAAATCAGCAGAATATTATAGATAAGTTGTTAGAGTTTAATGAAGATAATACTCAGATTGTAACACTTTACATACCACATATTCATTGCAGTTCTTGCATTTGGATTCTTGAAAATTTAAATAAACTAAAGACATCTATCTCATCATCTCAAGTTGATTTCGGAAAGAAAACCGTGCATATTACCTACAACTCGAAACACGACTCCCTTAAAGAAGTTGTTCTTTTGTTAAGTGCTATTGGCTATGAGCCCTATATTAGTTTAGACGATTTTTCGGCAGGCAAAAAACAGATTGATAGAAGTTTAATTTATAAACTTGGAATTGCTGGTTTCGCTTTTGGGAATATTATGTTTTTGTCTTTTCCAGAGTATTTTCAAGTCGATGGTTTTTGGATTGAACAATACAAACCGTTGTTTAGAATATTAATGTTCGTCTTTTCATTACCCGTAGTTTTTTACGCTGCGCAGGACTATTTTATCTCAGCTTATAAAGGTTTACGCTCTAAAGTATTAAACATAGATGTCCCCATTGCATTAGGTGTTAGCGTGTTGTTTTTAAGAAGTACTATTGATGTTTTTTTTGATTTAGGATCTGGTTTTTTTGATAGTCTTACCGGTCTGGTTTTTTTCTTATTGCTTGGGAAATTCTTTCAGCAGAAAACATACGCATTCCTTTCCTTTGAACGTGATTACAAATCCTATTTTCCAATTGCTGTAACCCATATTTCAGCGGAAGGAAAAGAAACGCCTATTCAAGTGTATGACATTAAAAAAGGCGATCGTTTATTAATTAGAAACGAAGAGCTTATTCCTGTTGATGGTATTCTAATAAATGGAAATGCAAGAATAGATTATAGTTTTGTTACTGGAGAATCTAAAAATATAAGTCGGACTTCAGGAGACAAACTCTATGCAGGTGGAAAGCAAACCGCAGGCATCATTGAAATGGAGGTTTTAAAATCTGTAGAGCAGAGTTATTTAACCCAGTTGTGGAGTAACGCTATTTTTAGCAAAAACAAAGAAACAGCGTTTAGCTCAATCACCAACGCCATTAGT
It contains:
- a CDS encoding heavy metal translocating P-type ATPase metal-binding domain-containing protein, whose protein sequence is MKQNKCFHCGDPCDQETIVVDDKSFCCNGCKTVFEIFSESDLTCYYDLQGSPGAIPKEIGGKYDFLNQQNIIDKLLEFNEDNTQIVTLYIPHIHCSSCIWILENLNKLKTSISSSQVDFGKKTVHITYNSKHDSLKEVVLLLSAIGYEPYISLDDFSAGKKQIDRSLIYKLGIAGFAFGNIMFLSFPEYFQVDGFWIEQYKPLFRILMFVFSLPVVFYAAQDYFISAYKGLRSKVLNIDVPIALGVSVLFLRSTIDVFFDLGSGFFDSLTGLVFFLLLGKFFQQKTYAFLSFERDYKSYFPIAVTHISAEGKETPIQVYDIKKGDRLLIRNEELIPVDGILINGNARIDYSFVTGESKNISRTSGDKLYAGGKQTAGIIEMEVLKSVEQSYLTQLWSNAIFSKNKETAFSSITNAISRRFTIFVLSVAFIATTFWLVYDASKALNVFTAVLIIACPCAIALSAPFTLGNVLRRFGKTKFYLKSASVIEQLAAVDTIIFDKTGTITSNKNSTATYEGERLSKDEEDLLTNTLRASNHPLSRSLYAILERNNIFTLDHFREHLGKGIEGEVNQKSIKIGSANFVGITETAVLNTSVHVSTNNKYKGKFTFYNSYRKGVSKLFNKLKKHYDLVILSGDNEGELENLKKLLPVKTKLLFNQKPEDKLEYIKYHQTEGAKILMIGDGLNDAGALAQSDVGISVSENVNVFSPACDAILDASQFRQLYQYIKVSKQAITIIKWSFGLSFIYNIIGLYFAVTGQLSPVIAAILMPLSSISVVVFTTLATNFIGRKIK